From one Streptomyces chromofuscus genomic stretch:
- a CDS encoding YifB family Mg chelatase-like AAA ATPase produces the protein MGFARTCSVALVGVEGVVVEVQADLEPGVAAFTLVGLPDKSLTESRDRVRAAVVNSGAEWPQKKLTVGLSPASVPKAGSGFDLAVACAVLGAGERIDPRVLADIVMIGELGLDGRVRPVRGILPAVLAAAEAGYEQVVVPECAATEAALVPGVSVLGVRSLRQLIAVLADEPVPEEEPHTHGRPDPLLAGLRLPGTGSATGMRTVGAAQQDHGHDLADVVGQISARTAVEVAAAGGHHLFLEGPPGAGKTMLAERLPGILPRLTRQESLEVTAVHSVAGLLPPGKPLIDVAPYCAPHHSATMQALVGGGAGIARPGAVSLSHRGVLFLDETPEFNSQALDALRQPLEAGQVVIARSAGVVRFPAKFLMVLAANPCPCGRFSQRDDLCECPPAAIRRYQARLSGPLLDRVDLRVEVDRVTRAELADRGARGESTAAVAERVRAARERSAVRLAGTPWRTNSEVPGRELRSRWYAEAGAMDEAERSLERGMLTARGLDRVLRVAWTVADLVGHDRPDATDVVLALQLRTGVPRGVPMAIGALT, from the coding sequence ATGGGCTTCGCGCGCACGTGCTCCGTCGCCCTCGTCGGGGTCGAGGGTGTGGTGGTGGAGGTCCAGGCGGACCTCGAACCGGGCGTCGCCGCGTTCACCCTGGTGGGACTGCCGGACAAGAGCCTGACCGAGAGTCGGGATCGGGTGCGGGCGGCGGTGGTGAACTCGGGCGCCGAGTGGCCGCAGAAGAAACTCACGGTCGGACTCAGCCCCGCGTCCGTACCGAAAGCGGGCAGTGGGTTCGACCTGGCCGTCGCCTGCGCGGTGCTGGGGGCCGGCGAGCGTATCGATCCGCGCGTGCTCGCCGACATCGTGATGATCGGTGAGCTCGGCCTGGACGGGCGGGTGCGGCCGGTGCGCGGCATCCTGCCGGCGGTGCTGGCCGCGGCGGAGGCGGGCTACGAGCAGGTCGTCGTGCCCGAGTGCGCGGCCACCGAGGCCGCCCTGGTGCCTGGGGTGTCCGTGCTCGGCGTGCGCAGTCTGCGCCAGCTGATCGCCGTCCTGGCCGACGAGCCCGTGCCGGAGGAGGAACCCCACACGCACGGCCGCCCGGATCCGCTGCTCGCCGGACTGCGCCTCCCCGGTACCGGGTCCGCCACGGGCATGCGCACCGTCGGAGCCGCCCAGCAGGACCACGGGCACGACCTGGCCGACGTCGTCGGCCAGATCTCGGCGCGTACGGCGGTGGAGGTCGCAGCGGCCGGGGGACACCACCTGTTCCTGGAGGGCCCGCCCGGCGCCGGCAAGACGATGCTCGCGGAGCGGCTGCCCGGAATTCTGCCCCGCCTCACCCGGCAGGAGTCGCTGGAGGTCACCGCGGTCCACTCGGTGGCCGGGCTGCTGCCGCCCGGCAAGCCGCTGATCGACGTCGCTCCCTACTGCGCCCCGCACCACTCGGCCACCATGCAGGCGCTCGTCGGCGGCGGCGCCGGAATCGCCCGGCCCGGCGCGGTGTCGCTGTCCCATCGCGGGGTGCTGTTCCTCGACGAGACGCCGGAGTTCAACAGCCAGGCCCTGGATGCCCTGCGGCAACCGCTGGAAGCGGGGCAGGTCGTGATCGCGCGCAGTGCGGGGGTGGTGCGCTTCCCGGCGAAGTTCCTGATGGTGCTCGCCGCCAACCCCTGCCCGTGCGGGCGCTTCTCCCAGCGGGACGATCTGTGCGAGTGCCCGCCCGCGGCGATCCGACGCTACCAGGCCCGGCTGTCGGGACCGCTGCTGGACCGGGTCGACCTCCGCGTGGAGGTGGACCGCGTCACGCGGGCCGAGCTCGCCGACCGCGGGGCGCGCGGGGAGTCCACCGCGGCCGTCGCCGAACGGGTGCGCGCGGCGCGGGAACGGTCGGCCGTACGCCTGGCGGGCACTCCCTGGCGAACGAACAGCGAGGTGCCCGGCCGGGAACTGCGCAGCCGCTGGTATGCCGAGGCCGGCGCGATGGACGAGGCGGAACGCAGTCTGGAGCGAGGCATGCTCACGGCTCGGGGCCTCGACCGGGTGCTGCGGGTCGCCTGGACCGTGGCGGACCTCGTGGGGCACGACCGGCCCGACGCGACCGACGTGGTCCTGGCGCTGCAACTGCGCACCGGCGTTCCGCGTGGCGTGCCGATGGCCATCGGAGCGCTCACGTGA
- the dprA gene encoding DNA-processing protein DprA encodes MTGGDRPDDELLDRVFLTRVIEPGDEVAGRWVRDWGVGEVVRRLRGGGTPLTGVSETRWAGWRARARRAEPERDLDVARAAGVRFVRPGDAEWPGQLDDLGYGRPLGLWVRGPASLRMWALRSVAVVGARACTEYGAHMAVTLACGLAERGWVVVSGGAYGVDGAAHRGALGAGGATVAVLACGVDRPYPRGHARLIGRIAEQGLVVGELPPGDHPTPSRFIVRNRVIAALTRGTVVVEAACRSGSLVTARAAQRLGRHTMGVPGPATSAQSAGVHELLRGEATLVTDAAEVVELVGDMGELAPVRRGPVLPRDLLAPGARQVLAALPARDSATAEEIARGAPTTEDDAIARLYELRALGYVERHGDGWKLTRQAMISLRGGRDGC; translated from the coding sequence GTGACCGGCGGCGACCGGCCGGACGACGAACTGCTCGACCGGGTCTTCCTCACTCGGGTGATCGAACCCGGTGACGAGGTCGCCGGGCGGTGGGTGCGGGACTGGGGGGTCGGTGAGGTGGTGCGGCGGTTGCGGGGCGGTGGGACGCCGTTGACCGGGGTGAGTGAGACGAGGTGGGCCGGGTGGCGGGCGCGGGCTCGGCGGGCCGAGCCGGAACGGGATCTCGACGTGGCCCGGGCGGCCGGGGTGCGCTTCGTGCGCCCGGGGGACGCGGAGTGGCCGGGGCAGCTCGACGACCTGGGGTACGGCCGGCCGTTGGGGCTCTGGGTGCGGGGACCCGCCAGCCTGCGGATGTGGGCGCTGCGGTCCGTCGCCGTCGTGGGAGCCCGGGCCTGCACCGAGTACGGCGCCCACATGGCCGTCACCCTCGCCTGCGGCCTCGCCGAGCGCGGCTGGGTCGTCGTCTCCGGCGGCGCCTACGGCGTCGACGGCGCTGCCCACCGGGGCGCACTCGGCGCGGGCGGTGCCACCGTCGCCGTCCTGGCCTGCGGCGTCGACCGGCCCTATCCACGCGGGCACGCGCGCCTGATCGGCAGAATCGCCGAGCAGGGGCTGGTCGTGGGAGAGCTGCCGCCGGGGGACCATCCGACGCCCAGCCGGTTCATCGTGCGCAACCGTGTGATCGCCGCGCTGACCAGGGGGACCGTGGTCGTCGAGGCGGCCTGCCGCAGCGGATCGCTCGTCACCGCGCGGGCGGCGCAGCGGCTGGGGCGGCACACCATGGGCGTGCCCGGCCCGGCCACCAGCGCGCAGTCGGCCGGGGTGCACGAGCTGCTGCGCGGGGAGGCGACGCTGGTCACCGACGCGGCGGAGGTCGTCGAGCTGGTCGGCGACATGGGGGAACTGGCCCCCGTCCGGCGCGGGCCGGTGCTGCCGCGCGACCTGCTGGCACCCGGCGCCCGGCAGGTTCTGGCCGCACTGCCCGCGCGCGACAGCGCCACCGCCGAGGAGATCGCGCGGGGCGCGCCGACGACGGAGGACGACGCTATCGCCAGGCTGTACGAACTCAGAGCACTTGGTTACGTCGAACGACACGGCGATGGCTGGAAGTTGACACGCCAGGCAATGATCTCCCTTCGCGGCGGACGGGACGGATGTTGA
- the whiG gene encoding RNA polymerase sigma factor WhiG → MPQHTSGSDRAAIPPAARDGGSDRPPAPSTLDELWRSYKETGDERLREQLILHYSPLVKYVAGRVSVGLPPNVEQADFVSSGVFGLIDAIEKFDIDREIKFETYAITRIRGAMIDELRALDWIPRSVRQKARNVERAYATLEARLRRTPSEGEVAAELGIPVDELHAVFSQLSLANVVALEELLHVGGEGGDRLSLMDTLEDTAADNPVEVAEDRELRRFLARAINTLPEREKTVVTLYYYEGLTLAEIGNVLGVTESRVSQIHTKSVLQLRAKLAGFGR, encoded by the coding sequence ATGCCCCAGCACACCTCCGGGTCCGACCGGGCGGCGATCCCCCCAGCCGCCCGCGACGGTGGCAGCGATCGGCCGCCCGCTCCCTCGACGCTCGACGAGCTCTGGCGGTCGTACAAGGAGACGGGGGACGAGCGGCTGCGGGAGCAGCTGATTCTGCATTACTCGCCGCTGGTGAAGTACGTGGCCGGCCGGGTGAGCGTGGGACTGCCGCCCAACGTCGAGCAGGCGGACTTCGTCTCCTCCGGGGTCTTCGGGCTGATCGACGCGATCGAGAAGTTCGACATCGACCGGGAGATCAAGTTCGAGACGTACGCGATCACGCGGATCCGGGGCGCGATGATCGACGAGCTGCGGGCGCTGGACTGGATCCCGCGGTCGGTGCGGCAGAAGGCGCGGAACGTGGAGCGGGCGTACGCCACGCTGGAGGCGCGGCTGCGGCGGACGCCGAGCGAGGGGGAGGTGGCCGCCGAGCTCGGCATCCCCGTGGACGAACTGCACGCGGTTTTCAGCCAGTTGTCACTGGCCAACGTGGTGGCGCTGGAGGAGCTGCTGCATGTCGGCGGCGAGGGCGGCGACCGGCTCAGCCTGATGGACACGCTGGAGGACACCGCCGCGGACAATCCGGTGGAGGTGGCCGAGGACCGCGAGCTGCGGCGGTTCCTGGCACGGGCGATCAACACCTTGCCCGAGCGGGAGAAGACCGTGGTCACGCTGTACTACTACGAAGGGCTCACGCTCGCCGAGATCGGCAATGTGCTCGGGGTGACCGAGAGCCGGGTGAGCCAGATCCACACCAAGTCCGTGCTCCAGTTGCGCGCGAAACTGGCCGGGTTCGGTCGTTGA
- a CDS encoding TetR/AcrR family transcriptional regulator has product MAEHRSMQRAALLDAARSLLSEGGTEALTFPALAERTGLARSSVYEYFRSRAAVVEELCEVDFPVWAAEVEAAMAAVDGGEAKVEAYVRAQLALVGDRRHRAVVAISASELDAGAREKIRAAHGGLVAMIVEALREMGHAEPRLAAMLVQGVVDSAVRRIELGVEEPSVVAEAAVGMVLRGVRG; this is encoded by the coding sequence GTGGCCGAGCACCGGTCGATGCAGCGAGCCGCCCTGCTGGACGCGGCTCGTTCCCTGCTGTCCGAGGGTGGGACGGAGGCGCTGACCTTCCCGGCCCTCGCCGAGCGGACGGGGCTCGCCCGGTCGTCCGTGTACGAGTACTTCCGGTCCCGGGCCGCCGTGGTCGAGGAGCTGTGCGAGGTCGACTTCCCGGTCTGGGCGGCGGAGGTCGAGGCGGCGATGGCCGCGGTGGACGGCGGCGAGGCCAAGGTCGAGGCGTACGTGCGGGCGCAGCTGGCGCTGGTGGGGGACCGGCGGCACCGGGCCGTCGTGGCGATCTCCGCGAGTGAGCTGGACGCCGGGGCCCGGGAGAAGATCCGGGCGGCCCACGGGGGGCTCGTCGCGATGATCGTGGAGGCGCTGCGGGAGATGGGGCACGCGGAGCCCAGGCTGGCGGCGATGCTGGTGCAGGGCGTCGTGGACTCGGCCGTGCGGCGGATCGAGCTGGGAGTCGAGGAGCCGTCGGTGGTGGCCGAGGCCGCGGTCGGGATGGTGCTGCGGGGCGTGCGCGGCTGA
- a CDS encoding murein hydrolase activator EnvC family protein encodes MRAKRCARATWALFLTLAAAAPAPAADAADPVTPASTRPSAPVPAVGRAWPVGTRPAVLRGWLPPATPYGRGHRGVDLSAAPGTPVRAVAPGRVSYAGRVAGKGVVSVELTGTGDPPLRTTYQPVRASVRKGDEVEAGEVLGRVEPGDPHCTTPCLHWGLRRGDTYLDPLSLLPPWLLHRGPSRLLPVLGVALPA; translated from the coding sequence ATGCGAGCGAAGCGATGCGCACGAGCGACCTGGGCGCTGTTCCTGACTCTGGCGGCGGCCGCACCGGCCCCCGCGGCCGATGCCGCCGACCCGGTGACGCCCGCCTCGACGAGGCCGTCCGCCCCGGTACCGGCGGTCGGCCGCGCCTGGCCGGTCGGCACCCGTCCCGCGGTCCTGCGCGGCTGGCTGCCCCCGGCGACGCCCTACGGCCGCGGGCACCGGGGCGTGGACCTGTCGGCCGCACCCGGAACACCCGTACGAGCCGTCGCGCCGGGCCGGGTCTCCTACGCCGGCCGGGTGGCCGGAAAGGGTGTGGTCTCGGTGGAGCTGACGGGAACCGGCGACCCGCCCCTGCGGACGACGTACCAGCCGGTGCGGGCCTCGGTACGGAAGGGCGACGAGGTGGAGGCGGGGGAGGTTCTCGGCCGGGTGGAGCCAGGAGACCCCCACTGCACGACCCCGTGCCTCCACTGGGGCCTGCGCAGGGGCGACACCTACCTGGACCCGCTGTCACTGCTGCCCCCATGGCTACTGCACCGGGGACCGTCCCGGCTGCTGCCGGTACTCGGGGTGGCGCTACCGGCGTGA
- the rpsB gene encoding 30S ribosomal protein S2 has product MAVVTMRELLESGVHFGHQTRRWNPKMKRFIFTERNGIYIIDLLQSLSYIDRAYEFVKETVAHGGTVMFVGTKKQAQEAIAEQATRVGMPYVNQRWLGGMLTNFSTVYKRLQRLKELEQIDFEDVASSGLTKKELLVLSREKAKLEKTLGGIREMQKVPSAVWIVDTKKEHIAVGEARKLNIPVVAILDTNCDPDEVDYKIPGNDDAIRSVTLLTRVIADAVAEGLIARSGGAGEGKGEKAEGEPLAEWERDLLEGEKKADSEEAAPAAEAAPEAAPEAPAADAEQA; this is encoded by the coding sequence ATGGCCGTCGTCACGATGCGGGAGCTGCTGGAGAGCGGCGTCCACTTCGGTCACCAGACCCGCCGTTGGAACCCGAAGATGAAGCGCTTCATCTTCACCGAGCGCAACGGCATTTACATCATCGACCTGCTCCAGTCGCTGTCGTACATCGACCGCGCCTACGAGTTCGTCAAGGAGACCGTCGCCCACGGCGGCACGGTCATGTTCGTCGGCACGAAGAAGCAGGCGCAGGAGGCCATCGCCGAGCAGGCCACCCGCGTCGGCATGCCCTACGTCAACCAGCGCTGGCTGGGCGGCATGCTCACCAACTTCTCGACCGTCTACAAGCGTCTGCAGCGCCTGAAGGAGCTCGAGCAGATCGACTTCGAGGACGTCGCGTCCTCCGGTCTGACCAAGAAGGAGCTTCTCGTGCTCTCGCGCGAGAAGGCCAAGCTGGAGAAGACCCTCGGCGGTATCCGCGAGATGCAGAAGGTGCCCAGCGCCGTCTGGATCGTGGACACCAAGAAGGAGCACATCGCGGTCGGCGAGGCCCGGAAGCTCAACATTCCGGTCGTCGCCATCCTCGACACCAACTGTGACCCGGACGAGGTCGACTACAAGATCCCGGGCAACGACGACGCGATCCGCTCCGTCACCCTGCTCACCCGCGTGATCGCCGACGCCGTCGCCGAGGGCCTGATCGCCCGCTCCGGTGGTGCCGGTGAGGGCAAGGGCGAGAAGGCCGAGGGCGAGCCGCTCGCCGAGTGGGAGCGCGACCTGCTCGAGGGTGAGAAGAAGGCCGACTCCGAGGAAGCGGCGCCGGCTGCCGAGGCCGCCCCCGAGGCCGCCCCCGAGGCGCCGGCCGCGGACGCCGAGCAGGCCTGA
- the tsf gene encoding translation elongation factor Ts, translating to MANYTAADVKKLRELTGAGMMDCKKALDEAEGNVEKAVEALRIKGQKGVAKREGRSAENGAVVSIIADDNSSGVLVELKCETDFVAKGEKFQAAAKAIAEHVAKTSPADLEALLASEIEAGKTVQAFVDEANANLGEKIVLDRFAQFSDGFVTAYMHRTMPDLPPQIGVLVELDKPNAEVAKGVAQHIAAFAPKYLSKEEVPADVVETERRIAEETTRAEGKPEAAIAKIVEGRLNGFFKDATLLGQPYALDNKKSVQKVLDEAGVTLKRFTRIKVGI from the coding sequence ATGGCGAACTACACCGCCGCCGACGTCAAGAAGCTCCGTGAGCTCACCGGCGCCGGCATGATGGACTGCAAGAAGGCGCTGGACGAGGCCGAGGGCAACGTCGAGAAGGCCGTCGAGGCGCTCCGCATCAAGGGCCAGAAGGGCGTCGCCAAGCGTGAGGGCCGCTCCGCCGAGAACGGCGCCGTGGTCTCCATCATCGCCGACGACAACTCCTCCGGCGTCCTGGTCGAGCTGAAGTGCGAGACGGACTTCGTCGCCAAGGGCGAGAAGTTCCAGGCCGCCGCCAAGGCGATCGCCGAGCACGTCGCCAAGACCTCCCCGGCCGACCTGGAGGCGCTGCTCGCCTCCGAGATCGAGGCCGGCAAGACCGTCCAGGCGTTCGTGGACGAGGCCAACGCCAACCTCGGCGAGAAGATCGTCCTGGACCGCTTCGCGCAGTTCTCCGACGGCTTCGTGACCGCGTACATGCACCGCACGATGCCCGACCTGCCCCCGCAGATCGGTGTCCTCGTCGAGCTCGACAAGCCCAACGCCGAGGTCGCCAAGGGCGTCGCGCAGCACATCGCCGCGTTCGCGCCGAAGTACCTCTCCAAGGAGGAGGTGCCGGCCGACGTCGTCGAGACCGAGCGCCGCATCGCCGAGGAGACCACCCGCGCCGAGGGCAAGCCCGAGGCCGCGATCGCCAAGATCGTCGAGGGTCGTCTCAACGGCTTCTTCAAGGACGCCACGCTGCTCGGCCAGCCGTACGCGCTCGACAACAAGAAGTCGGTCCAGAAGGTCCTGGACGAGGCCGGTGTCACCCTGAAGCGCTTCACGCGCATCAAGGTCGGCATCTGA
- the pyrH gene encoding UMP kinase yields the protein MTTQTQKSDDGKVRGRFLLKLSGEAFSGGGGLGVDPDVVHAMAREIAAVVRDGAQIAVVIGGGNFFRGAELQQRGMDRARSDYMGMLGTVMNCLALQDFLEKEGIQCRVQTAITMGQVAEPYIPLRAVRHLEKGRVVIFGAGMGMPYFSTDTTAAQRALEIDAEALLMGKNGVDGVYDSDPKTNPDAVKFDSLGYGEVITRDLKVADATAITLCRDNKLPIVVFELLTEGNIARAVKGEKIGTLVGDQGSRD from the coding sequence ATGACGACCCAGACCCAGAAGAGCGACGACGGCAAAGTGCGAGGCCGGTTTCTGCTGAAGCTGTCCGGAGAGGCCTTCTCCGGCGGCGGGGGCCTGGGCGTCGACCCGGACGTGGTGCACGCCATGGCACGCGAGATCGCGGCCGTCGTACGTGACGGCGCGCAGATCGCCGTCGTGATCGGCGGCGGCAACTTCTTCCGCGGTGCCGAACTCCAGCAGCGCGGCATGGACCGCGCCCGCTCCGACTACATGGGCATGCTCGGCACCGTGATGAACTGCCTCGCCCTCCAGGACTTTCTGGAGAAGGAGGGCATCCAGTGCCGCGTGCAGACCGCCATCACCATGGGGCAGGTCGCCGAGCCGTACATCCCGCTGCGCGCCGTACGGCATCTGGAGAAGGGCCGCGTGGTCATCTTCGGCGCCGGCATGGGCATGCCGTACTTCTCCACCGACACCACCGCCGCCCAGCGCGCGCTGGAGATCGACGCCGAGGCCCTGCTGATGGGCAAGAACGGGGTGGACGGGGTCTACGACTCCGACCCGAAGACCAACCCGGACGCGGTCAAGTTCGACTCGCTCGGCTACGGCGAGGTCATCACCCGCGACCTGAAGGTCGCCGACGCCACCGCCATCACGCTGTGCCGCGACAACAAGCTGCCGATCGTGGTCTTCGAACTCCTGACGGAGGGCAATATCGCCCGCGCCGTCAAGGGTGAGAAGATCGGCACGCTGGTGGGTGACCAGGGCAGCCGGGACTGA
- the frr gene encoding ribosome recycling factor — protein sequence MIEETLLEAEEKMEKAVVVAKEDFAAIRTGRAHPAMFNKIVADYYGAPTPINQLASFSVPEPRMAVVTPFDKSALRNIEQAIRDSDLGVNPSNDGNIIRVVFPELTEERRREYIKVAKGKGEDAKVSIRSVRRKAKDAIDKLIKDGEVGEDEGRRAEKELDDTTAKYVAQVDELLKHKEAELLEV from the coding sequence GTGATCGAAGAGACCCTCCTCGAAGCCGAGGAGAAGATGGAGAAGGCCGTCGTGGTCGCCAAGGAGGACTTCGCCGCGATCCGCACCGGCCGTGCGCACCCGGCGATGTTCAACAAAATCGTGGCCGACTACTACGGCGCGCCGACGCCGATCAACCAGCTGGCTTCGTTCTCCGTGCCGGAGCCGCGCATGGCGGTCGTCACCCCGTTCGACAAGAGCGCGCTGCGCAACATCGAGCAGGCGATCCGCGACTCCGACCTGGGCGTCAACCCCAGCAACGACGGCAACATCATCCGAGTGGTGTTCCCCGAGCTGACCGAGGAGCGCCGGCGCGAGTACATCAAGGTCGCCAAGGGCAAGGGCGAGGACGCCAAGGTGTCCATCCGCTCCGTCCGCCGCAAGGCCAAGGACGCCATCGACAAGCTGATCAAGGACGGCGAGGTCGGCGAGGACGAGGGCCGCCGTGCGGAGAAGGAGCTCGACGACACCACGGCGAAGTACGTCGCCCAGGTGGACGAGCTGCTCAAGCACAAGGAAGCCGAGCTGCTCGAGGTCTGA
- a CDS encoding phosphatidate cytidylyltransferase yields MNDSPWGAPPHAGYWGPSDRGPVQGAAPAGPTYDAHDAQQTRPMPIVPDVSAHGGSQDDDRGAARLGGPLFRDESPSAPPHGTVPQNPEPMHDAPQPAPAPQKKSAGRDLGAAIGVGVGLGAVIIASLFIVKAVFVGVVAVAVVVGLWELTKRLEERKGIHAPLVPLAVGGAAMVVAGYVRGAEGAWVAMALTALAVLVWRMTEPPEDYLRDVTAGVFAAFYVPFLATFVAMMLTAEDGPQRVFVFLLLTVVSDTGAYAVGWRFGRHKLAPRISPGKTREGLVGAVSFAMAAGALCMEFLIDDGTWWQGLLLGLAVAASATLGDLGESMIKRDLGIKDMGTLLPGHGGIMDRLDSLLPTAPVVWLLLVLFVGSG; encoded by the coding sequence ATGAACGACTCTCCCTGGGGGGCGCCGCCCCACGCCGGGTACTGGGGGCCGTCCGACAGGGGGCCTGTCCAGGGGGCCGCCCCGGCGGGTCCCACGTACGATGCGCATGACGCGCAGCAGACTCGCCCCATGCCCATCGTGCCCGACGTATCCGCACACGGCGGAAGCCAGGATGACGACCGGGGGGCCGCCCGGCTGGGCGGCCCCTTGTTCCGCGACGAGAGCCCGTCGGCGCCACCCCACGGCACGGTGCCGCAGAATCCGGAGCCCATGCACGACGCCCCTCAGCCGGCGCCCGCACCGCAGAAGAAGAGTGCGGGCCGCGACCTGGGCGCGGCGATAGGGGTCGGGGTCGGGCTCGGTGCGGTGATCATCGCGTCCCTGTTCATCGTCAAGGCGGTGTTCGTCGGGGTCGTGGCGGTGGCCGTCGTGGTGGGCCTGTGGGAGCTGACCAAGCGGCTGGAGGAGCGCAAGGGCATTCACGCTCCACTCGTGCCGCTGGCGGTCGGTGGCGCGGCGATGGTCGTCGCCGGGTATGTGCGGGGCGCCGAGGGCGCGTGGGTGGCGATGGCCCTCACCGCGCTGGCGGTGCTGGTCTGGCGGATGACGGAACCGCCGGAGGACTATCTCAGGGACGTGACGGCCGGGGTCTTCGCGGCGTTCTACGTCCCGTTCCTGGCGACGTTCGTCGCGATGATGCTGACCGCGGAGGACGGGCCGCAGCGGGTGTTCGTGTTCCTGCTGCTCACGGTGGTCAGCGACACGGGGGCCTACGCCGTCGGCTGGCGCTTCGGGCGGCACAAGCTGGCTCCGCGCATCAGCCCCGGCAAGACCCGTGAGGGCCTGGTCGGCGCGGTCAGCTTCGCCATGGCCGCCGGCGCGTTGTGCATGGAGTTCCTGATCGACGACGGCACGTGGTGGCAGGGCCTGCTGCTGGGCCTCGCGGTCGCCGCGAGTGCCACCCTGGGCGACCTCGGCGAGTCGATGATCAAGCGGGACCTCGGCATCAAGGACATGGGCACGTTGCTGCCGGGGCACGGCGGCATCATGGACCGGCTGGACTCGTTGCTGCCCACGGCCCCCGTGGTGTGGCTGCTGCTGGTGCTGTTCGTGGGGTCCGGCTGA
- a CDS encoding DUF6233 domain-containing protein yields MNDTPPSRLELLRFARRVVVQQATAALAQLDRWIADEQRRESERRRADEMRPPPPEWLVERGLNKSNLVAVHAGECWVAARNDRCVGASRAQALDALRRQVPACPHCRPDTALGFLE; encoded by the coding sequence GTGAACGATACCCCGCCTTCTCGTCTGGAGCTGTTGCGGTTCGCACGCCGTGTGGTGGTCCAGCAGGCGACGGCGGCGCTGGCACAGCTCGACCGGTGGATCGCCGACGAGCAGCGCCGGGAATCGGAGCGCCGTCGAGCCGACGAGATGCGGCCGCCGCCACCGGAGTGGCTGGTCGAGCGGGGCCTGAACAAGAGCAATCTGGTGGCCGTGCACGCCGGCGAGTGCTGGGTCGCGGCCAGGAACGACCGGTGTGTGGGCGCCTCCCGCGCGCAGGCGCTGGACGCGCTGCGCCGCCAGGTGCCGGCATGCCCGCACTGCCGCCCCGACACCGCACTCGGTTTTCTGGAGTAG
- the rlmN gene encoding 23S rRNA (adenine(2503)-C(2))-methyltransferase RlmN has product MPKPGELTFVAPRGAKKPPRHLADLTPAERKEVVAEIGEKPFRAKQLSQHYFARYAHDPEQWTDIPAAARGKLREALLPELMTVVRHLSTDEGTTRKTLWRLFDGTLVESVLMRYPDRVTMCISSQAGCGMNCPFCATGQAGLDRNLSTAEIVHQIVDGMRALRDGEVPGGPARLSNIVFMGMGEPLANYKRVVGAIRALTDPEPDGLGLSQRGITVSTVGLVPAIHRFADEGFKCRLAISLHAPDDELRDTLVPVNTRWKVREVLDAGFDYVQKSGRRLSIEYALIRDINDQAWRGDRLGRLLKGKPVHVNLIPLNPTPGSKWTASRPEDEKAFVEAIAAHGVPVTIRDTRGQEIDGACGQLAATER; this is encoded by the coding sequence ATGCCTAAGCCCGGAGAACTCACATTCGTCGCCCCGCGCGGAGCCAAGAAGCCGCCGCGGCATCTTGCCGATCTCACGCCTGCCGAGCGCAAGGAAGTCGTTGCCGAGATCGGTGAGAAGCCGTTTCGTGCCAAGCAGCTCTCGCAGCACTACTTCGCGCGGTACGCGCACGACCCGGAGCAGTGGACCGACATCCCGGCCGCGGCGCGGGGGAAGCTGCGGGAGGCGTTGCTTCCCGAGCTGATGACCGTCGTCCGGCATCTGTCGACGGACGAGGGCACCACCCGCAAGACGCTGTGGCGGCTGTTCGACGGCACGCTCGTCGAGTCGGTGCTGATGCGGTACCCGGACCGGGTGACCATGTGCATCAGCTCGCAGGCCGGCTGCGGTATGAACTGTCCCTTCTGCGCCACCGGGCAGGCCGGGCTCGACCGGAATCTGTCGACCGCCGAGATCGTGCACCAGATCGTCGACGGCATGCGGGCGCTGCGGGACGGCGAGGTGCCCGGCGGGCCCGCGCGGCTGTCCAACATCGTCTTCATGGGCATGGGCGAGCCCCTCGCCAACTACAAGCGTGTCGTGGGAGCCATCCGCGCGCTCACCGATCCCGAGCCGGACGGGCTCGGGCTGTCGCAGCGCGGCATCACCGTGTCGACCGTCGGACTCGTCCCGGCGATTCACCGGTTCGCCGACGAGGGCTTCAAGTGCCGCCTCGCCATCTCGCTGCACGCCCCCGACGACGAACTGCGCGACACCCTCGTGCCCGTCAACACCCGCTGGAAGGTGCGCGAGGTGCTCGACGCCGGGTTCGACTACGTCCAGAAGTCCGGGCGGCGGCTGTCCATCGAGTACGCGCTGATCCGGGACATCAACGACCAGGCCTGGCGCGGCGACCGGCTCGGCCGGCTGCTCAAGGGCAAGCCCGTGCACGTCAACCTGATCCCGCTGAACCCGACACCCGGCTCCAAGTGGACCGCCTCCCGGCCCGAGGACGAGAAGGCGTTCGTCGAGGCCATCGCCGCCCATGGTGTGCCGGTGACGATCCGGGACACCCGTGGACAGGAGATCGACGGGGCGTGTGGTCAGCTCGCAGCCACCGAGCGGTAG